The segment CTCACTTTGGCGTTGACGAATAGCAGGATGATAAAAGTAATGATGGAGCCTTGTGCTCCCATATAGTAGTGGAACGGGAAGCCACCGAAAATGGTGAATTGTAGGGATTCGGCGAACAGGACGATGCCAAACGATACGCCAAGCCAGATTGCCAGGTAGATTAAGATGTATTTATTTTTCTCTCTGAAATAGGCATCCGCAACGGATTTTTCGATTTTCTTCAAGGGTTTGCCTCCTTTTAGTTTGGTGCTGGGGTTTCGACGTTGTTGTTGAAATTCCTTTAGGGGTCTGACCCCTTTTTTAATAAAATTTTTTATTACCTAAGGCTAAAAATGAATTTGACGGTGTCGAGGAAGGGTGCCGGTACTAGGGCGATTTCCACGACTGCGTAGGTGAATAGGGCTGCTATTGGGACTGAGAGTAGTATTGGCCTTTGTTTTTTGATTGCCAGGAAGATGCTTGTGATGGTGATGATCAGGAATAGATAGAATAAAAGCATTTGTTAATTCTCTCCTTTTGTAAGCGCTTTAGTTATCGTGTCGAATCTCCCTCCTTTTTGGCTTGGGATTATTCTGTATTAAAACAGAATTTTATAATAATTCTAATAATTAGATTATGGGACAAGGGCTGTTTGAAGTCAACTATTTGTTTTGGAAGAGAGTTCTACATTTTTCGAGGGATTTTTTGTATTGTGTATTAGTACAAATAGACTTTGGGTATAGAGTGTTGTTGTGAGAAACTACCAATTTAAAAAACCACCGAGCCAGTGGGCTCGGTGGTTGGTGTAGGGTTACAGTGCTTCGTCTGATTCGTCTTCGTACTCTACGCCGTGTTCATGCATGAGGTCTTCAAGTTTGGTTTGAAATTGGCGAATTTTGGTGCGACCTTTGTCTAGGTGTTCGTTTGCTTCAAATACTTTATCATAGTCTTGTTGTTCGAGGGCGACCCGGATCATTTTGAAGCCTTGGAGCTGGGAGTTGCTGCCTTCGATATAGATTTCATGGATTTCCCTGACAGCTTCTGATTTTGGGCGGATGTTTTCTAGCTCGGTGATGAATTCTTCGTAGGCTGGTATGGTGACGGTGTCGATGATTTCGTACATGGTCCAGTCGTCCGTATAGTTTTGGCCGGAGACGCTGCTGTAGGAGTCGATAGCTTCCCATTCCAAGTCAGCTACTTTTGGCAGTTCGGTATTTATATAGTTTATTAGGTCGTCTTTTTCCGAGTCGGTGCTTGAGCAGGCTGACAGCAGCATGACGATTAGAAGGGTAAACAGGCAGAGTTGTTTTTTCAATGGTGTGTTGCCTCCTTGTTGGATGGATTCTACCTCTTACCCTATTTCGGAGTGAATTTGTCTTATTACAGTTGGAGGGAATTTAGTGTGGTGGTTTGGCTTGTTTGGAACGTTGAAGGACCCTAACACGTGATTGGTGTGAGGGTCCTTTTGTGGGTGCATTAATTTAGCGTTTCGATGCTTAGTTTTATGGCGTTTGTGAGGTCCTGCTGGGACCAGCTTGGTGTATTTGCGAGCTGGACGGCCAGTTCGTGTGAGGCAGGGATGTGGATGAAGCCGGCCGGGATGTTAGTTTGATTGTTCATTAGGTAGTGCAGTGCTGCGTACATGACGTTATTGCACAGATAGGTTCCTGCGGTGTTGGAGACTTTTGCAGGGTATTGATTTTCTGTCAGATGGTTGACCATGTCACGAATAGGCAGGGTGGAGAAATATGCGGCCGGTCCTGATTGGTCGATTGGTTCGTCCTGGTGGATGACGCCGTTGTTGTCCGGTGCGCCGCCTGCGTCCTTGCAGTTGATGGCAATACGTTCGGGTGTGATGTGGGCGCGACCGGCGGCAAGGCCTAGGGAGATGACGGCGTCTGGCTTTATGTCGTTGATGTGGTGGAGTAGTTGGGCGGCTGATTGATTGAAATCTACAGGCAGGATGCTGCTATGGACCTTATAGTTGCCGATGGTTTGCTGGTCGAGTTCGTTTGCTATTTGTTCGGTTGGGTTGATGGTGAAGTTTAAGAATGGTACGAAACCTGTTAAAAGTAGGGTTTTGGTTTTCATTGGTGGAAGCTCCTTTTTGGGTTGGGTGTGGGGTCTGAGCTTTAGCGCTTTAGCGCTTTAGAGCGTTGAGGAACAGACCCCTTTTATCTCTTTAAAGTATTAGTGCACCATAGACCAGCGCGCCGACGATTACGTAGGCGGGGTGGACTTTCCATTTTTCTAGGAGGAGGTAGCTGGCTATGATGAGGAGGATGGTTTGGGCTGCTCCGGAATCTTGGTAGGATTCGGCGAAGAAGCGGTAGGCCATGACTCCTAGTAGGAGTGCGATGGTTGGTCGCACGTAGTTAGACATTCTTTTTACCTTTGGTGAATCTCTGAACTTGTATAGCAGGCTCAT is part of the Sutcliffiella sp. FSL R7-0096 genome and harbors:
- a CDS encoding DUF4212 domain-containing protein → MKKIEKSVADAYFREKNKYILIYLAIWLGVSFGIVLFAESLQFTIFGGFPFHYYMGAQGSIITFIILLFVNAKVSDKIDAKYGIDEKANEVLSAGKTLDH
- the pcp gene encoding pyroglutamyl-peptidase I, whose amino-acid sequence is MKTKTLLLTGFVPFLNFTINPTEQIANELDQQTIGNYKVHSSILPVDFNQSAAQLLHHINDIKPDAVISLGLAAGRAHITPERIAINCKDAGGAPDNNGVIHQDEPIDQSGPAAYFSTLPIRDMVNHLTENQYPAKVSNTAGTYLCNNVMYAALHYLMNNQTNIPAGFIHIPASHELAVQLANTPSWSQQDLTNAIKLSIETLN